Proteins from a single region of Streptomyces glaucescens:
- a CDS encoding ferredoxin reductase, with the protein MTSATLRSRAWKLLEMVTTPLLPSDYLDLVSPLRAGADLRGRIEAVYPETGDAATIVIRPGRGWRGHRAGQYVRIGVDVDGVRLWRAYSLTSPARRQDGRVTITVKAIPDGKVSNHLVRRAKPGTLIQLDQATGDFVLPQATPAKVLYLTAGSGITPVMGMLRDTEFDDVVMVHCAPRPQDVIFRNELHDLVADKRLRLTEVHTDTDGMLDISRLGELVPDWAERETWACGPAGLLDAAEEHWRDHGVQERLHTERFRPSIVVAGDGGEVTFSSTGKTVDADGATPLLDVGEESGVLMPSGCRMGICFGCVTPLKAGAVRDLRTGEITEAEPGVLIQTCVSAAAGPCDIER; encoded by the coding sequence ATGACGAGTGCAACCCTCCGCAGCAGGGCGTGGAAACTGCTGGAGATGGTCACGACGCCGCTGCTGCCGTCGGACTACCTCGACCTGGTCAGCCCCCTGCGCGCGGGCGCCGATCTGCGGGGGCGCATCGAGGCCGTGTACCCCGAGACGGGTGACGCCGCGACCATCGTGATCAGACCGGGTCGGGGCTGGCGCGGACACAGGGCCGGTCAGTACGTGCGGATCGGGGTCGACGTCGACGGGGTGCGCCTGTGGCGTGCCTACTCCCTCACCTCGCCGGCAAGACGCCAGGACGGCCGCGTCACGATCACCGTGAAGGCGATCCCGGACGGCAAGGTCAGCAACCACCTGGTCCGCAGGGCGAAGCCGGGCACGCTGATCCAGCTCGACCAGGCGACCGGTGACTTCGTGCTGCCGCAGGCCACGCCCGCCAAGGTGCTCTACCTGACGGCCGGCAGCGGCATCACGCCCGTGATGGGCATGCTGCGCGACACCGAGTTCGACGACGTCGTCATGGTCCACTGCGCGCCACGGCCGCAGGACGTGATCTTCCGCAACGAACTGCACGACCTGGTCGCGGACAAGAGGCTGCGGCTCACCGAGGTGCACACCGACACGGACGGCATGCTCGACATCTCCCGTCTCGGCGAACTCGTGCCCGACTGGGCCGAGCGCGAGACCTGGGCTTGCGGGCCCGCGGGCCTGCTCGACGCCGCCGAAGAGCACTGGAGAGATCACGGCGTACAGGAGCGCCTGCACACCGAACGCTTCCGCCCCAGCATCGTCGTAGCCGGTGACGGCGGCGAGGTCACGTTCAGCTCCACCGGCAAGACCGTCGACGCGGACGGCGCCACGCCGTTGCTGGACGTCGGCGAGGAGTCCGGCGTGCTCATGCCCTCCGGGTGCCGCATGGGCATCTGCTTCGGCTGCGTCACGCCGCTCAAGGCGGGCGCCGTCCGCGACCTGCGCACCGGCGAGATCACCGAGGCCGAGCCGGGCGTCCTCATCCAGACCTGCGTGTCCGCCGCGGCGGGCCCCTGCGACATCGAACGGTAG
- a CDS encoding DUF6278 family protein encodes MNIPFLGGRRATREAVDPAGIAGLLAECELLRSQADQAGVRLDDTRASLEALDQLPPRWRDDPETLLRLGNDAGLYLGTVVVRTVPGAAWGIRSDGQPVIVLPSGREVDVVAAAQEWAASGVPELARLYAEIAET; translated from the coding sequence ATGAACATCCCTTTCCTGGGCGGCCGGCGCGCCACACGGGAGGCCGTCGACCCCGCGGGCATCGCCGGACTCCTGGCCGAGTGCGAGCTGCTGCGGTCCCAGGCGGACCAGGCGGGGGTCCGGCTGGACGACACGAGGGCCTCGCTGGAGGCGCTGGACCAGCTCCCGCCGCGCTGGCGGGACGACCCGGAGACGCTGCTCCGGCTGGGCAACGACGCGGGCCTGTACCTGGGCACCGTGGTGGTGCGCACCGTGCCCGGCGCCGCATGGGGGATCCGCTCGGACGGCCAGCCGGTCATCGTGCTGCCCTCGGGGCGGGAGGTCGACGTGGTGGCCGCCGCTCAGGAGTGGGCGGCCTCCGGGGTGCCGGAACTCGCCCGGCTGTACGCGGAGATCGCGGAGACCTGA
- the ggt gene encoding gamma-glutamyltransferase, which translates to MRHPVARKLSVLAVSAAVVSVGAAAPPATPPGQPAKVPVAAGWGGAVASVDPDASAAGIEVLRNGGNAVDAAVATAAALGVTEPYSAGIGGGGYFVYYDARSRTVHTIDGRETAPLTADSGLFLENGRPIPFAEAVSSGLAVGTPGTPATWRAALDKWGSRRLGTLLKPAERLARDGFTVDATFRAQTAANETRFRHFPDTAELFLPGGKLPVVGSTFKNPDLARTYRELARKGVGALYRGDLAEDIAETVNKPPVDPASGWNARPGDLSEKDLAAYRVRVQAPSRTSYRGLGVYSMAPSSSGGTTVGEALNILERTDLAKVSQARYLHRYIEASRIAFADRGRWVGDPAFEDVPTRELLSQRYADSRACLIRDDAVLTSPLAPGDPRRPAACATGGTAAPTTYEGENTTHLTVADKWGNVVAYTLTIEQTGGSGITVPGRGFLLNNELTDFSFAPADPAVHDPNLPGPGKRPRSSMSPTIVLDRHDRPVVALGSPGGSTIITTVLQTLTGFLDRGLPLVDAIAAPRASQRNAAQTELEPGLYDSPLRAELEGVGHSFRLNPEIGAATGVQRLPGGKWLAAAETVRRGGGSAMVVRPAS; encoded by the coding sequence ATGCGTCACCCCGTCGCACGGAAACTGTCCGTCCTCGCGGTCTCGGCCGCGGTGGTGTCGGTGGGGGCCGCCGCGCCGCCCGCCACCCCGCCCGGCCAGCCCGCGAAGGTCCCGGTCGCCGCCGGCTGGGGCGGTGCCGTCGCCAGCGTCGACCCGGACGCCTCCGCCGCCGGCATCGAGGTGCTGAGGAACGGAGGCAACGCGGTGGACGCGGCCGTCGCCACCGCCGCCGCCCTCGGCGTCACCGAGCCCTACTCCGCGGGCATCGGCGGAGGCGGCTACTTCGTCTACTACGACGCCCGCTCCCGCACCGTGCACACCATCGACGGCCGCGAGACCGCCCCGCTCACCGCCGACTCCGGCCTCTTCCTGGAGAACGGCAGGCCGATCCCCTTCGCCGAGGCCGTCAGCAGCGGCCTCGCCGTCGGCACCCCCGGCACGCCCGCCACCTGGCGCGCCGCCCTCGACAAGTGGGGCAGCCGGCGGCTCGGCACCCTGCTGAAGCCGGCCGAACGACTGGCCCGCGACGGCTTCACCGTCGATGCCACCTTCCGCGCCCAGACCGCCGCCAACGAGACCCGGTTCCGCCACTTCCCCGACACCGCCGAGCTGTTCCTGCCGGGCGGGAAACTCCCGGTCGTCGGCTCCACCTTCAAGAACCCCGACCTGGCCCGCACCTACCGGGAACTGGCCCGCAAGGGCGTCGGCGCGCTCTACCGGGGCGACCTCGCCGAGGACATCGCCGAAACGGTGAACAAGCCCCCCGTCGACCCGGCCTCGGGCTGGAACGCCCGCCCCGGCGACCTGTCCGAGAAGGACCTGGCCGCCTACCGCGTCAGGGTCCAGGCTCCCAGCAGGACCTCGTACCGCGGCCTCGGCGTCTACTCCATGGCGCCCTCCTCCTCCGGCGGCACCACGGTCGGCGAAGCCCTCAACATCCTGGAGCGCACCGACCTGGCCAAGGTGAGCCAGGCGCGCTACCTGCACCGCTACATCGAGGCCAGCCGGATCGCGTTCGCCGACCGCGGTCGCTGGGTCGGGGACCCCGCCTTCGAGGACGTACCGACGAGGGAACTGCTGTCGCAGCGGTACGCCGACAGCCGGGCCTGCCTCATCAGGGACGACGCGGTGCTCACCAGCCCGCTCGCCCCCGGCGACCCGCGCCGGCCGGCGGCCTGCGCGACCGGCGGCACGGCGGCGCCCACGACGTACGAGGGCGAGAACACCACCCATCTCACGGTCGCCGACAAGTGGGGCAACGTCGTCGCCTACACCCTCACCATCGAGCAGACCGGTGGCAGCGGCATCACCGTGCCGGGCCGCGGCTTCCTGCTCAACAACGAGCTGACCGACTTCTCCTTCGCCCCCGCCGACCCGGCCGTGCACGACCCCAACCTGCCCGGACCGGGCAAGCGGCCCCGGTCCTCCATGTCGCCGACGATCGTGCTGGACCGGCACGACCGGCCGGTGGTGGCCCTGGGCTCGCCCGGCGGCTCGACCATCATCACCACCGTGCTGCAGACCCTGACCGGGTTCCTCGACCGCGGCCTGCCGCTCGTCGACGCCATCGCCGCACCGCGCGCCAGCCAGCGCAACGCCGCCCAGACCGAACTCGAACCCGGTCTGTACGACAGCCCGCTGCGCGCCGAGCTGGAGGGCGTCGGGCACTCCTTCCGCCTCAACCCCGAGATCGGCGCGGCCACCGGTGTCCAGCGGCTGCCCGGCGGCAAGTGGCTCGCGGCGGCCGAGACGGTACGGCGCGGCGGCGGCTCGGCGATGGTCGTCCGGCCCGCCTCCTAG
- a CDS encoding CocE/NonD family hydrolase encodes MRPHRKALRTTAVGAVSAALAAAGTLTAAPAAQAAPPSVRFVDITGDGGTTLKANVVTPAGADGARRHPLIVLPTSWATPQIEYLAQAQRLADSGYVVVTYNVRGFWQSGGHIEVAGPPDTADASRVIDWALAHTPADPDRVGMAGVSYGAGISLLTAAHDERVRAVAALSGWADLIDSIYSGRTQHAQAAALLQGAGGVTGRPSAELQEIFRHFFASDLDKEDEMLAWGRKRSPAAYVDRINEHGTAVMLANAWGDTVFPPNQYADFYERLTGPKRLQLRPGDHATAEATGLLGLPNDVWADTGRWFDHHLKGEDNGVDREQPVRLKSRSGGGYEGYPDWKSVAAAERKIALGGTTTIAANVNSGADGGIVLLSSVLDQIARLPPVASIPLLPRRWAAVWQSGRYPTAQRVRGTARLHTTLTPTKESGTLVAYLYDVGPLGLGKLVSNAPYTFHGRTPGKPFGVDLELFSTAYDVPAGHRLALVVDTVDPLYIEHNPSGARLTFSSPADDPSYVSIPLREQ; translated from the coding sequence GTGAGACCTCATCGCAAGGCCCTGCGCACGACCGCCGTGGGCGCCGTCTCCGCGGCCCTGGCCGCCGCCGGCACCCTCACCGCCGCCCCCGCGGCCCAGGCCGCCCCGCCGAGCGTGCGGTTCGTCGACATCACCGGTGACGGCGGTACGACACTCAAGGCGAACGTCGTCACCCCCGCGGGCGCCGACGGCGCGCGCCGCCACCCGCTGATCGTGCTGCCCACGAGCTGGGCCACGCCGCAGATCGAGTACCTGGCGCAGGCGCAGCGGCTCGCCGACTCCGGGTACGTGGTGGTCACCTACAACGTACGCGGGTTCTGGCAGTCGGGCGGCCATATCGAAGTCGCGGGCCCGCCCGACACGGCGGACGCCTCCCGCGTCATCGACTGGGCCCTGGCCCACACGCCGGCCGACCCGGACAGGGTCGGCATGGCGGGCGTGTCGTACGGTGCCGGCATCAGCCTGCTGACCGCCGCGCACGACGAGCGGGTCAGGGCGGTCGCCGCGCTCAGTGGCTGGGCCGACCTGATCGACTCCATCTACTCCGGCCGTACCCAGCACGCCCAGGCCGCCGCGCTGCTCCAGGGGGCGGGCGGCGTCACCGGCCGGCCGAGCGCCGAACTCCAGGAGATCTTCCGCCACTTCTTCGCCTCCGACCTGGACAAGGAGGACGAGATGCTCGCCTGGGGGAGGAAGCGCTCCCCCGCCGCGTACGTCGACCGGATCAACGAGCACGGCACGGCGGTCATGCTCGCCAACGCCTGGGGCGACACGGTCTTCCCGCCCAACCAGTACGCGGATTTCTACGAGAGGCTGACCGGTCCCAAGAGGCTCCAGCTGCGGCCCGGCGACCACGCGACCGCCGAGGCGACCGGCCTGCTCGGACTGCCCAACGACGTGTGGGCCGACACCGGGCGCTGGTTCGACCACCACCTCAAGGGCGAGGACAACGGCGTCGACCGTGAACAGCCGGTGCGGCTCAAGTCCCGTTCCGGAGGGGGTTACGAGGGCTACCCGGACTGGAAGTCGGTCGCCGCTGCCGAACGGAAGATCGCCCTCGGCGGCACCACCACCATCGCCGCGAACGTCAACTCCGGGGCGGACGGCGGGATCGTCCTGCTGTCCAGCGTGCTGGACCAGATCGCCCGGCTTCCCCCGGTCGCCTCGATCCCCCTGCTCCCCCGCCGCTGGGCCGCCGTCTGGCAGTCCGGGAGGTACCCCACCGCGCAGCGGGTGCGCGGCACCGCGCGGCTGCACACCACGCTCACCCCGACCAAGGAGAGCGGAACCCTCGTCGCGTACCTGTACGACGTGGGTCCGCTCGGCCTCGGCAAGCTGGTCAGCAACGCGCCGTACACCTTCCACGGGCGAACGCCCGGAAAGCCGTTCGGTGTCGACCTGGAGCTGTTCTCCACGGCCTACGACGTCCCGGCAGGGCATCGGCTCGCCCTGGTCGTCGACACGGTCGACCCGCTCTACATCGAGCACAACCCGTCCGGCGCACGGCTGACCTTCTCCTCGCCCGCGGACGACCCGTCATACGTGTCGATTCCGCTGCGCGAGCAGTGA
- a CDS encoding exodeoxyribonuclease III gives MRIATWNVNSITARLPRLLAWLESSGTDVLCLQEAKVAEEQFPFDQLRDLGYEAAVHATGRWNGVAVLSRVGIEDVVKGLPGDPGFDGAVEPRAISATCGPVRVWSVYVPNGREVEHPHYAYKLQWFEALRAAVAGDAAGSRPFAVLGDYNVAPTDDDVFDPAAFEGSTHVTPAERAALTALREAGLNDVVPRPLKYDRPFTYWDYRQLSFPKNRGMRIDLVYGNQPFAGAVKDAYVDREERKGKGASDHAPVVVDLDV, from the coding sequence ATGCGCATCGCGACCTGGAACGTGAACTCGATCACCGCCCGCCTGCCGAGGCTGCTGGCCTGGCTGGAGAGCAGCGGCACCGACGTGCTCTGCCTCCAGGAGGCCAAGGTCGCCGAGGAGCAGTTCCCGTTCGACCAGCTGCGCGACCTCGGCTACGAGGCGGCGGTGCACGCCACGGGCCGGTGGAACGGCGTGGCGGTGCTCTCCCGCGTCGGCATCGAGGACGTGGTCAAGGGCCTGCCCGGCGACCCCGGCTTCGACGGCGCGGTGGAGCCCCGCGCCATCTCCGCGACCTGCGGCCCGGTCCGCGTCTGGTCGGTGTACGTGCCGAACGGCCGCGAGGTCGAGCACCCGCACTACGCGTACAAGCTCCAGTGGTTCGAGGCGCTGCGGGCGGCCGTCGCGGGGGACGCGGCCGGCAGCCGCCCGTTCGCCGTCCTGGGCGACTACAACGTGGCCCCGACGGACGACGACGTCTTCGACCCGGCCGCCTTCGAGGGCTCCACCCACGTCACCCCGGCCGAGCGCGCCGCCCTCACCGCCCTGCGCGAGGCGGGCCTGAACGACGTGGTGCCGCGCCCCCTGAAGTACGACCGTCCGTTCACCTACTGGGACTACCGCCAGCTCAGCTTCCCCAAGAACCGCGGCATGCGCATCGACCTGGTCTACGGCAACCAGCCGTTCGCCGGGGCCGTCAAGGACGCCTACGTCGACCGCGAGGAACGCAAGGGCAAGGGCGCCTCGGATCACGCGCCGGTCGTCGTCGACCTCGACGTCTAG
- a CDS encoding SGNH/GDSL hydrolase family protein — protein sequence MRGVAVVLLLIASVLPTGAAARTGIDRPAEPRPHTAARTVVDRPAEPRPLTQLFDNTAVSDDARPAGADFDGAGASLSAQALAAAGWTPGRVLTVQGARLTWPERAAGEPDNVVADGQAVRVSGRGDALAFLVAGTTGRDVTGSGTVGYADGTSSPYRLTAPDWRRGPLATKAVALPHINTPGGRLAERARLYVVTVPVEPGRPVTSVRLPRAAGLHVFAVSVRARTAGWTGSWAAATSGYLSVGPWTDRTLRLVVHTSAGGPRVRLRFDNTFAATPVRIGSATVALRATGAAALGTPVRVTFGGAAGTRIPAGAQAYSDPVGLEVPPDSDLLVSFHLPDTVPAAPVHRLALQRSYVSGPGDHTADRAAGAYPTVLSAWPLLTGVDVGGGPGSVVALGDSITDGARSTVDANRRWPDVLARRLAAQSGVPRYGVLNQGISANRVVTDRYPGDGVSTDSGGVSALHRLDRDVFAQTSARTLIVFQGVNDVRTGATAGEVTAGLRQIAERAHARGLRVLAGTILPCGGEVHCTPAVDAERRAVNDWIRRAGVFDAVLDFDAVIRDPANPSRMLPAYDSGDHLHPGDTGLAALAESVDLRLL from the coding sequence GTGCGAGGGGTCGCCGTCGTCCTCCTTCTGATCGCGTCCGTGCTGCCGACGGGCGCGGCCGCCCGGACCGGCATCGACCGGCCGGCCGAACCGAGGCCGCACACCGCCGCCCGGACCGTCGTCGATCGGCCGGCCGAGCCGCGGCCGCTCACCCAGCTGTTCGACAACACCGCCGTCAGCGACGACGCCCGACCCGCCGGGGCGGACTTCGACGGTGCCGGCGCCTCCCTGTCCGCGCAGGCCCTCGCCGCGGCCGGCTGGACCCCCGGCCGCGTCCTCACCGTGCAGGGTGCCCGGCTCACCTGGCCGGAACGGGCCGCGGGCGAGCCGGACAACGTGGTCGCCGACGGGCAGGCGGTACGGGTCAGCGGCCGTGGCGACGCCCTCGCCTTCCTGGTCGCGGGCACCACCGGCCGGGACGTCACCGGCTCCGGCACGGTCGGCTACGCCGACGGGACCTCCTCCCCGTACCGGCTGACCGCTCCCGACTGGCGCCGGGGGCCGCTCGCCACCAAGGCGGTGGCCCTGCCGCACATCAACACCCCCGGCGGCCGGCTCGCCGAACGGGCCCGGCTGTACGTCGTCACCGTGCCCGTCGAACCGGGCCGCCCGGTCACCTCGGTACGGCTGCCGCGCGCCGCCGGACTGCACGTGTTCGCGGTGTCGGTGCGGGCGCGCACGGCCGGCTGGACCGGCAGCTGGGCGGCGGCCACCTCCGGCTATCTCTCCGTCGGCCCGTGGACCGACCGCACGCTGCGGCTGGTGGTGCACACCTCGGCGGGCGGGCCGCGGGTGCGGCTGCGCTTCGACAACACCTTCGCCGCCACGCCGGTGCGGATCGGCAGCGCCACGGTCGCGCTGCGGGCGACGGGCGCGGCGGCACTCGGCACACCGGTGCGGGTGACGTTCGGCGGCGCGGCGGGCACGCGGATCCCCGCGGGCGCGCAGGCCTACAGCGACCCCGTCGGCCTCGAGGTCCCGCCGGACAGCGATCTCCTGGTCAGCTTCCACCTCCCGGACACGGTCCCGGCGGCCCCCGTGCACCGGCTCGCGCTCCAGCGCTCGTACGTCAGCGGGCCCGGCGACCACACGGCGGACAGGGCGGCGGGCGCGTACCCCACGGTCCTCTCCGCCTGGCCGCTGCTGACCGGGGTGGACGTGGGCGGCGGACCGGGATCGGTGGTGGCGCTCGGTGACTCGATCACCGACGGGGCCCGTTCGACGGTGGACGCCAACCGGCGCTGGCCGGACGTGCTGGCCCGGCGGCTGGCGGCCCAGTCCGGCGTGCCGCGCTACGGGGTGCTCAACCAGGGCATCTCGGCGAACCGCGTGGTCACCGACCGCTACCCGGGCGACGGGGTCTCCACCGACTCCGGCGGGGTGAGCGCCCTGCACCGGCTCGACCGGGACGTGTTCGCCCAGACCTCGGCCCGGACGCTCATCGTGTTCCAGGGCGTCAACGACGTGCGTACGGGCGCCACCGCGGGTGAGGTGACCGCCGGGCTACGGCAGATCGCCGAGCGGGCGCACGCGCGCGGGCTGCGCGTGCTGGCGGGGACGATCCTGCCCTGCGGGGGCGAGGTCCACTGCACACCCGCGGTCGACGCCGAGCGCAGGGCGGTCAACGACTGGATCCGCCGCGCCGGGGTGTTCGACGCGGTGCTCGACTTCGACGCGGTGATCCGGGACCCGGCGAACCCGTCGCGGATGCTCCCCGCCTACGACAGCGGGGACCATCTGCACCCGGGCGACACCGGGCTCGCGGCCCTGGCGGAGTCGGTGGACCTGCGGCTGCTGTGA
- the pcaC gene encoding 4-carboxymuconolactone decarboxylase, with translation MSETPTNTLQYRFDGREDAPVLILGPSLGTTWHMWDRQVPELTEQWRVLRFDLPGHGGAPAHPAGSVSELTTRLLATLDGLGVQRFGYAGCALGGAIGVELALRHPERLASLVLIAASPRFGTADEFRQRGVIVRTNGLDPIARTSPDRWFTTGFAAAQPAITDWAVQMVRTTDPGCYIAACEALATFDVRPELGRVGVPTLVLVGSEDQVTGPAEARTLVAGIPDARLAVVPGASHLVPVEQPAAVTDLLVTHFSTAWQPLIDPGTGQMAVATAPVKPVPAAVPPQAVPAAPIAEIAPPAAQPQAVGRPDPYDAGIKVRREVLGDAHVDRALAQADEFSGDFQEFVTRYAWGEVWDRPGLDRRTRSCITLTALVAGGHLEGLASHTRAALRNGLTPAEIREVLLHAAVYCGVPAADSAFKVAQEVIRQETTPQE, from the coding sequence GTGAGCGAGACACCGACGAACACCCTGCAATACCGCTTCGACGGGAGAGAAGACGCCCCGGTCCTGATCCTGGGTCCCTCACTGGGCACCACCTGGCACATGTGGGACCGGCAGGTGCCGGAGCTGACCGAGCAGTGGCGCGTCCTGCGGTTCGACCTGCCGGGCCACGGCGGCGCCCCCGCCCACCCCGCCGGCTCCGTCAGCGAACTCACCACCCGGCTGCTCGCCACGCTCGACGGCCTCGGCGTCCAGCGCTTCGGCTACGCCGGATGCGCGCTCGGCGGCGCCATCGGCGTGGAGCTGGCCCTGCGCCACCCGGAGCGCCTGGCGTCCCTGGTGCTGATCGCGGCCTCCCCGCGGTTCGGCACGGCGGACGAGTTCCGCCAGCGCGGGGTGATCGTCCGGACGAACGGCCTGGACCCGATCGCCCGCACCTCGCCCGACCGCTGGTTCACCACCGGATTCGCCGCCGCCCAGCCCGCGATCACCGACTGGGCGGTGCAGATGGTGCGCACCACCGACCCCGGCTGCTACATCGCCGCGTGCGAGGCGCTGGCCACCTTCGACGTGCGGCCCGAGCTGGGCCGGGTGGGCGTGCCGACGCTGGTGCTGGTCGGCTCGGAGGACCAGGTCACCGGTCCCGCCGAGGCCCGCACCCTGGTCGCCGGGATTCCCGACGCCCGGCTCGCGGTCGTCCCGGGCGCCTCCCACCTGGTGCCGGTGGAGCAGCCCGCCGCGGTCACGGACCTGCTGGTGACCCACTTCTCCACCGCCTGGCAGCCGCTCATCGACCCGGGTACCGGCCAGATGGCCGTCGCCACCGCGCCGGTCAAGCCGGTCCCCGCCGCCGTGCCCCCGCAGGCCGTGCCGGCCGCGCCCATCGCCGAGATCGCCCCGCCCGCCGCCCAGCCGCAGGCCGTGGGCCGGCCGGACCCGTACGACGCCGGGATCAAGGTGCGCCGCGAGGTCCTCGGCGACGCGCACGTCGACCGGGCGCTGGCGCAGGCGGACGAGTTCTCCGGCGACTTCCAGGAGTTCGTCACCCGCTACGCCTGGGGCGAGGTCTGGGACCGTCCCGGCCTGGACCGGCGCACCCGCAGCTGCATCACCCTGACCGCCCTCGTCGCCGGCGGGCACCTGGAGGGGCTGGCGTCCCACACGCGCGCCGCGCTGCGCAACGGCCTGACCCCCGCCGAGATCCGGGAGGTGCTGCTGCACGCCGCCGTCTACTGCGGCGTACCGGCGGCGGACAGCGCGTTCAAGGTGGCGCAGGAGGTCATCCGGCAGGAGACCACCCCCCAGGAGTGA
- a CDS encoding PucR family transcriptional regulator — translation MSHAIRRAGELALNETTVTALRAALRTTADEVVQAIIDEVPSYANALSGSMGGTIRRAVRTALGHYLDLASGNATGGDAGDAAYELGRGEVRDGRSMDALLSAYRVGARVAWRCLAAGAVSAGLPAAEVAKFAELTFAYIDELSAASAAGHADELAARGRAHERHLEHLARDLLAGASPDVLLASAQRAGWQPPDSLTAVLLPAAQARPAYRALDPGTLVLDDLPDGTGVLLVPDADRSHLLRQLTDRTAVVGPARPWTRASASYARAVRARSLSSDIRDTEEHLPELVLTADVDAFADLRARALAPLRTLPAATARRLEETLRAWLLHQGRRDEVAAALFVHPQTVRYRMSQLRELFPDLASPHRVLELTLAVGLRAG, via the coding sequence GTGAGCCATGCAATCCGGAGGGCCGGCGAACTGGCCCTGAACGAGACGACGGTCACCGCACTTCGGGCCGCGCTGAGGACCACCGCCGACGAGGTCGTCCAAGCGATCATCGACGAGGTCCCTTCCTACGCCAACGCCCTTTCGGGCAGCATGGGCGGCACCATCCGCCGAGCCGTCCGCACCGCGCTGGGGCACTACCTGGACCTCGCGAGCGGGAACGCCACAGGCGGCGACGCCGGTGACGCGGCCTACGAGCTGGGCCGCGGCGAGGTGCGCGACGGCCGTTCGATGGACGCCCTGCTCAGCGCCTACCGCGTCGGTGCCCGCGTGGCCTGGCGATGCCTGGCCGCGGGTGCCGTGTCCGCAGGTCTGCCCGCCGCCGAGGTCGCCAAGTTCGCCGAGCTGACCTTCGCCTACATCGACGAGCTCTCCGCCGCGAGCGCCGCGGGCCACGCCGACGAACTGGCCGCCCGGGGCAGGGCCCACGAGCGCCACCTGGAACACCTGGCCCGCGACCTCCTCGCCGGCGCGAGCCCGGACGTGCTGCTGGCCTCCGCTCAACGGGCCGGATGGCAGCCTCCGGATTCGCTGACGGCGGTCCTGCTGCCCGCCGCCCAGGCCCGGCCCGCCTACCGCGCGCTCGACCCGGGCACCCTCGTCCTCGACGATCTGCCGGACGGCACCGGTGTGCTGCTCGTCCCCGATGCCGACCGATCACATCTCCTGCGGCAGCTGACCGACCGCACCGCAGTGGTCGGCCCGGCCCGGCCATGGACTCGTGCGTCGGCCTCGTACGCACGAGCCGTACGCGCCCGCTCCCTCTCCTCTGACATCCGCGACACCGAGGAGCACCTGCCCGAGCTGGTGCTGACCGCCGACGTGGACGCGTTCGCGGACCTGCGTGCCCGAGCCCTCGCACCGTTGCGCACCCTGCCTGCCGCGACCGCACGGCGGCTGGAGGAGACGTTGCGGGCGTGGCTGCTGCACCAGGGCAGGCGGGACGAGGTGGCGGCGGCGTTGTTCGTCCACCCCCAGACCGTCCGGTACCGGATGTCGCAGCTGCGGGAGCTGTTCCCGGATCTCGCATCGCCACACCGGGTCCTCGAACTGACGCTGGCGGTCGGTCTCCGGGCCGGTTGA
- a CDS encoding MBL fold metallo-hydrolase: protein MKLTKKSHACVRLEKDGRTLVLDPGGFTEADATDGADAILVTHEHPDHFDEGRLRAAMEAGPGAEIWTLKSVAERISAAFPGRVHTVGHGDTFTAAGFDVQVHGELHAVIHPDIPRVTNVGYLIDGGKVFHPGDALTVPDRPVETLMLPVMAPWSKISEVIDYVREVRPRRAYDIHDALLTDLARPIYDRQIGALGGCEHLRLTPGESADV, encoded by the coding sequence CTGAAGCTCACGAAGAAGTCGCACGCCTGCGTCCGCCTGGAGAAGGACGGGCGCACGCTGGTCCTCGACCCCGGCGGGTTCACCGAGGCGGACGCCACCGACGGCGCCGACGCGATCCTCGTCACGCACGAGCACCCCGACCACTTCGACGAGGGCCGGCTGCGGGCCGCGATGGAGGCCGGTCCGGGCGCCGAGATCTGGACCCTGAAGTCGGTCGCGGAGCGGATCTCGGCGGCGTTCCCCGGGCGGGTGCACACCGTCGGCCACGGCGACACCTTCACGGCCGCGGGCTTCGACGTGCAGGTGCACGGCGAGCTGCACGCGGTGATCCACCCGGACATCCCGCGCGTCACCAACGTCGGCTACCTGATCGACGGCGGGAAGGTCTTCCACCCCGGCGACGCCCTCACCGTCCCCGACCGGCCGGTGGAGACGCTGATGCTGCCGGTGATGGCCCCCTGGAGCAAGATCTCCGAGGTCATCGACTACGTGCGCGAGGTCCGGCCGCGGCGCGCCTACGACATCCACGACGCGCTCCTCACCGACCTGGCCCGCCCGATCTACGACCGCCAGATCGGCGCGCTGGGCGGCTGCGAGCACCTGCGGCTGACACCGGGCGAGTCCGCCGACGTGTGA